From a single Sphingobium sp. genomic region:
- a CDS encoding copper resistance protein B, with protein MTRTALLLASAAVLSFATPAFAQSMQGMDHSKLPGMAKPEKPAPPTSAPPPSDCTPEHAQMGHCTMQADKPVAASPPPEAVVDPDCPPEHAKMGHCTPKAAADPVAEMSKTGTDLPPGDAPAPAPPDDWYADRIFPAGEMEHARHEMMKENGAQTTAFLSFNLAEYQVRKGRDGFRWDGEGWYGGDINKITVKSEGEGAFGEGVEDAEIQLLYSRAIDPYFNLQAGIRQDLGPGPKRTHAAVGFEGLAPYWFEVEGALFVSNKGDVLGRLEGYYDQRITQRLILQPRAEFNFALQDVSESAIGSGLSDVELGLRLRYEIVKEFAPYIGVEWAKKTGDTARFARAAGEDTDVTSFVAGIRFWF; from the coding sequence ATGACCCGCACCGCATTGTTGCTGGCGAGCGCCGCCGTGCTGAGCTTTGCGACACCTGCCTTTGCACAGTCGATGCAGGGCATGGACCATTCGAAATTGCCCGGAATGGCAAAACCCGAAAAGCCAGCGCCGCCTACGAGTGCGCCGCCGCCTTCGGATTGCACGCCGGAACATGCCCAAATGGGTCACTGCACAATGCAAGCCGATAAGCCGGTCGCAGCCTCGCCGCCACCCGAAGCCGTCGTCGATCCCGACTGCCCACCCGAACACGCCAAAATGGGGCATTGCACACCGAAGGCTGCGGCTGATCCCGTCGCCGAAATGTCAAAGACCGGCACCGACCTGCCACCGGGCGACGCACCGGCTCCCGCACCGCCCGACGACTGGTATGCCGACCGCATTTTTCCCGCAGGCGAAATGGAACACGCGCGGCACGAGATGATGAAGGAGAACGGCGCGCAGACGACGGCCTTCCTTAGCTTCAACCTTGCCGAGTATCAGGTTCGCAAGGGCCGCGACGGTTTCCGCTGGGACGGCGAAGGCTGGTATGGCGGTGACATCAACAAGATAACGGTGAAAAGCGAAGGCGAAGGCGCATTTGGCGAAGGCGTCGAGGATGCCGAAATCCAGCTGCTCTACAGCCGCGCCATCGACCCCTATTTCAACTTGCAGGCAGGTATCCGGCAGGATCTGGGTCCGGGGCCAAAGCGCACACATGCGGCGGTCGGCTTTGAGGGATTGGCCCCTTACTGGTTTGAGGTTGAGGGGGCGCTGTTTGTGTCGAACAAGGGCGATGTGCTGGGACGGCTCGAAGGCTATTACGATCAGCGGATTACGCAGCGGCTGATCCTTCAGCCGCGCGCAGAGTTCAATTTCGCGCTTCAGGATGTTTCGGAGAGCGCAATCGGCTCAGGACTTTCCGATGTCGAATTGGGGCTTCGATTGCGCTATGAGATCGTCAAGGAGTTCGCGCCCTATATCGGCGTCGAATGGGCCAAGAAAACAGGGGACACGGCGCGCTTCGCCCGCGCCGCAGGGGAGGATACAGATGTGACGAGTTTTGTCGCCGGAATCCGTTTCTGGTTTTGA
- a CDS encoding PepSY domain-containing protein, with the protein MGSRTRLHLAASRVHKWLALIIGAQLLIWFTSGVIMSFLPIDKVRGEHLVDRETVVAVPAGIALAPPQRIIAQAGAPVEAMTLHMLGNKPVAEVTTAKGIRLFDAASGDRLPPVDAATATRIAKAAWKSGEKPKSTVSLVTKESPEYRAALPAWRVAFADPDHTSVFVARDTGQIAAVRTGTWRLYDFFWSLHIMDWKNHENFNTWWLLAFAIGGLLLGLAGTALLVMRWPIRRRRRTA; encoded by the coding sequence ATGGGAAGCCGCACGCGTCTGCATCTTGCCGCGAGCCGCGTCCACAAATGGCTGGCGCTGATTATTGGCGCGCAATTGCTGATCTGGTTCACCAGCGGCGTCATCATGAGCTTCTTGCCTATCGACAAGGTGCGCGGCGAGCATCTGGTTGACCGCGAAACCGTCGTCGCTGTCCCTGCCGGAATTGCTCTGGCACCGCCACAGCGGATTATCGCGCAGGCTGGCGCTCCGGTTGAAGCGATGACCTTGCACATGCTCGGCAACAAACCCGTAGCCGAAGTGACGACGGCGAAGGGAATTAGGCTTTTCGACGCGGCGAGCGGCGACAGGCTGCCGCCGGTTGACGCTGCGACCGCCACCAGAATCGCGAAGGCAGCTTGGAAATCGGGAGAAAAGCCCAAATCGACAGTGAGTCTCGTTACCAAAGAAAGCCCCGAATACCGCGCCGCGCTTCCAGCATGGCGCGTGGCCTTTGCCGACCCCGATCATACGAGCGTGTTCGTTGCGCGCGACACCGGGCAGATCGCTGCCGTTCGCACCGGCACATGGCGGCTCTATGATTTCTTCTGGAGCCTCCACATCATGGACTGGAAGAACCACGAGAATTTCAACACATGGTGGCTGCTCGCTTTTGCAATCGGCGGATTGCTTTTAGGTTTGGCCGG